The Larus michahellis chromosome 2, bLarMic1.1, whole genome shotgun sequence genome window below encodes:
- the CCDC201 gene encoding coiled-coil domain-containing protein 201: protein MSEEEDSFLNVKRSLKKRMVKHSTPVDSMLSRTMPSLTDLTNQSIKDQDASERVYGSPVPKSNLSRTLAQVSLVSVEAYIPHASPKRLSTVCDSQELNREISQSSPAVFSRRRLSTVLASDESNEEPSDKPSDKADTNMETQASTKASEKDAVNPRSGPSWLVTGIPGIKDVPIVKTRKKKIDKALVRKKQREWLLRQLKNIEEATEHELTIEEA from the exons ATGTCAGAGGAAGAAGATTCTTTTCTGAATGTTAAAAGATCTCTGAAAAAGAGAATGGTGAAACACAGCACTCCAGTGGACTCAATGCTTTCAAGAACAATGCCATCTCTTACAGATCTAACAAATCAGTCAATCAAGGACCAAGATGCCAGTGAGAGAGTTTATGGATCTCCAGTGCCAAAATCAAATCTAAGTAGAACATTAGCTCAAGTATCATTAGTAAGTGTTGAAGCATACATCCCTCATGCGTCCCCGAAAAGGCTTTCAACGGTGTGTGATTCACAAGAATTAAACAGAGAGATAAGCCAAAGCTCTCCGGCTGTGTTTTCTAGAAGGAGGCTTTCCACAGTGTTGGCCTCTGATGAATCAAATGAAGAGCCAAGTGACAAGCCAAGTGACAAGGCTGACACAAACATGGAAACTCAAGCTTCTACCAAAGCATCTGAGAAGGATGCAGTAAATCCCAGGAGCGGCCCTTCATGGCTTGTTACTGGAATACCAGGGATAAAAGATGTCCCAATAGTAAaaaccagaaagaagaaaattgacAAAGCTCTTGTG agaaagaaacaaagagaatggcTGCTTCGTCAACTTAAAAACATTGAGGAAGCAACTGAACACGAACTGACAATTGAAGAAGCTTGA